One Rhea pennata isolate bPtePen1 chromosome 3, bPtePen1.pri, whole genome shotgun sequence DNA segment encodes these proteins:
- the MTFR2 gene encoding mitochondrial fission regulator 2, whose product MALLLDLLRRVLEYLGWPAHQAIFLEAHRFNSNISRTIRTCLPSALPRRHLQQLYAIIRKYQVKVVSVCQRKEYGSTRSVVRRLGTILSLKPCPRPYFQLVQDPSPLDYDEQSAAPNPVVPSLGDVLWVASEEGQAFTRFRSELWRKESTVHHDLPPSVVSLPNVPKNSTQKDSHVDQEALRKISALEDELTFLRAQIAAIVAAQTLGNIPSQTFKTFSMPDGSYPVPAMTSTPLSISHSHFVIPSPPPLPSGALSGVDASNSAIELIKQRRAARKSGSTTTDSADHQRTKNVPSMMDVLKDLNKVQLRATERSPGGTPLSRPPKRRSSDWDPVALLTHALKQKFAYKNDDEDDSLDKENQSFDSSPFSSPEIPLVGRCGLKPSAKSSLVRTDEVKQLSTWKVKAHI is encoded by the exons ATGGCGCTGCTGCTGGATCTCCTCAGGCGGGTGCTGGAGTACCTCGGCTGGCCGGCCCACCAG GCCATATTTCTGGAAGCTCATAGATTCAATAGCAATATAAGTCGCACAATCAGAACGTGCCTTCCTTCAGCCTTACCAAGAAGGCATTTGCAGCAGCTGTATGCCATCATAAGGAAGTATCAGGTCAAG GTTGTATCTGTTTGCCAAAGAAAGGAATATGGGTCAACTCGAAGTGTTGTTCGTAGACTTGGCacaattctttctttaaagcctTGCCCAAGACCTTATTTTCAA cttGTTCAAGACCCAAGTCCATTGGATTATGATGAACAAAGCGCAGCTCCAAATCCTGTAGTTCCCTCACTTGGTGATGTCCTGTGGGTGGCAAGTGAGGAGGGACAAGCATTTACTAGATTTAG GAGTGAActatggagaaaagaaagtacaGTTCACCATGACTTACCTCCATCTGTAGTTTCCTTACCAAATGTTCCAAAAAACAGTACACAAAAAGACAGTCATGTTGACCAAGAAGCACTCCGGAAGATTTCTGCACTTGAAGATGAGTTAACCTTTCTTCGTGCCCAAATTGCTGCGATTGTTGCTGCACAGACATTGGGAAACATTCCATCAC AAACCTTTAAAACGTTTAGCATGCCAGATGGATCTTACCCAGTGCCAGCAATGACTTCTACGCCCTTGTCCATCTCTCACAGTCACTTTGTAATTCCCTCGCCTCCTCCACTTCCCTCTGGTGCACTATCTGGTGTTGATGCTAGTAATTCGGCAATTGAGCTTATAAAACAACGTCGTGCTGCAAGGAAGAGTGGTTCAACTACAACTGATAGTGCTGATCACCAGAGGACAAAGAATGTTCCTAGTATGATGGATGTTTTGAAAGACCTAAACAAGGTTCAACTGAGAGCTACTGAGAG GTCACCTGGAGGTACCCCTCTTTCTAGACCCCCCAAAAGACGGAGTTCGGATTGGGATCCAGTTGCTCTATTAACTCATGCACTAAAGCAGAaatttgcatataaaaatgATGATGAAGATGATTCACTGGATAAAGAAAATCAATCTTTTGATAGCTCCCCATTTTCTAGTCCAGAGATCCCACTG GTTGGACGTTGCGGTCTGAAGCCCAGTGCAAAATCTAGCCTCGTAAGAACTGATGAAGTTAAGCAGCTATCAACGTGGAAAGTGAAAGCTCATATTTAA